The genome window AGCCAGCGGCGAGCCGGTGAGCTTCAGATCGGCGACCGCGATTTCCTGATCGGTGGCGGGTTCGAAGCGGATGAAGAAGATGTTGTCAGCGGTCTGGTGGGGCAGGGGCCATTTGCGGTATTCGGCGTAGCGGCTGACGAACTGACTGAGTGAGACGCCACGGTTTTTGAGTTCGGGCGACTGGTCGGGCGACTGGTCCCAGAGGAGGGTCTCGCCGAGTTCGATGGTCTCAGCCGTGCCCAGTTGGACGGCTGAGAGTTTGATCGCGCCGTGCGATCGCCAGTGAAGGCCCATGCCGTGGGCGTTGAGCGGTCCGCGCATGGCGTAGATCGCGCGGCCGCCCGGTCGGACGGTCACCGTGCCGGTTTCGTCGGCTTGGCCGTTTTCGAGGCCGACGCGGTAGACGCCGCCGGTTTCATTTTCGTCGGCGAGGGTTCGGCTGTTGAGGTAGACCGGATAGAGGTGTTTGGGCACGGAGTGGGCGGCGGTCGTCTTGGGCGATCGGATCGTGATGCGGCTGATGGTATTCTTGGCGGAGAAGAAGGAGATGCTCGCGGCGGCCGGCGACTGGCCGACCTCGATGGGGCCGAGGACGGTGCGCCACGAGGGCTCGTCGGTGGTTTTGTATTCGAGCGTCAGTCGGCCGTTTTGTCGGACGGCCCGCATGGCGCCGGCGTTGGCGGTTTCCGCTGTGTCCTGACTGGTCTTCCGATCGCCGCAGGCAGTTTCGGCTGAGAGGATCTGCTCACCGGCGGCCCGCTGCTGGCGGGTCAGCTTGGCTGAGAAAGCACTGTCGAGGCCGCCGACGGTCATGGCGAAGCCGTTCCAGTGGTCGATCCGCGCGATTTCGAACGCGAACTCGAACTGGAAGTCGCCGCCGAGGTAATCGGCCGAAGCGATGCCGGCGTAGCGGTACTCCTCAGGATTGCCGAGGGAGGCGTCGAAGACGAAGCCGCCGTCGGTCTTTTCAAGAAGCGGGCTTTGTCCGCTGACGACCCAGGTGTCGACGGCGGGCGTCTGCCCGAGCGTCGGCGCTGCGGCGAGCAGGATACTCGACACGACGATTCCGGCGATCACGTGGAATTGCATCCGTTCCTCCTGTCAGTTGGCGTCAACGCTGCATACGGTCCGCGCGATTGGCGGCTTACCAGTTGATTCCCGATTCGTTGAGATCGGTGTGCGTAGCCGCGTGGCCGTCCAGAAACAGGACGTTGACCCGTCCGAGGTGGCGAAGCCGTATGTTGCCCGGGTCCAGGTAGATGAAGCCTCGCGGCGGTCCCCAGTTCAGCGGTGAGGCCATGACGGCGCCAGGGACGAAGTCGAAGAGATAGATACTGGTCGAGGGCGCCTCTTCCCGGACTTCGTAGAACAGGAACGGATCAGACTGGCTTCGCCAGGAATGAGCCAACAAATGATTGATCGCATAGCAGAACGTTGACTCCAACACCGGACAGCGGTTGATCTCCCACCAGTACTCGATTCCCCGGTGGTTGCGGCAGTAGTCCTGGAATTCGAGATACCAGTTGCTGTAACCGGGGTAGT of Phycisphaerae bacterium contains these proteins:
- a CDS encoding prepilin-type N-terminal cleavage/methylation domain-containing protein; the encoded protein is MKTRTATSNTSKRRCFTLIELLVVVAIIAVLVAILLPALQSARAQGHKMLCLSNLKQIYMVEHFYAEDHDGWHPLTWTNYPGYSNWYLEFQDYCRNHRGIEYWWEINRCPVLESTFCYAINHLLAHSWRSQSDPFLFYEVREEAPSTSIYLFDFVPGAVMASPLNWGPPRGFIYLDPGNIRLRHLGRVNVLFLDGHAATHTDLNESGINW